From Salvelinus namaycush isolate Seneca chromosome 27, SaNama_1.0, whole genome shotgun sequence, the proteins below share one genomic window:
- the LOC120022733 gene encoding CDC42 small effector protein 1-like, which yields MQGIWMHQDYPKIEGHRGYLSSPACRAATENRALNRQNRQSPGMSEFWHKMGCCVVAKPPPKKKRRKIDCSMIGEPTNFMHLTHIGSGEMAEGLPPSGSVQEQMRSKGPSTNGRSSLL from the exons ATGCAAGGGATCTGGATGCATCAGGACTATCCCAAGATTGAGGGTCACAGAGGCTACCTGTCTTCACCAGCCTGCAGGGCGGCAACAGAAAACAGGGCGCTGAACCGACAGAACCGGCAGAGCCCAGGAATGAGCGAGTTCTGGCACAAGATGGGCTGCTGCGTGGTGGCCAAACCCCCACCG aagaagaagaggaggaagattgACTGCAGCATGATCGGAGAGCCGACGAACTTTATGCACCTTACACACATTGGCTCTGGGGAGATGGCGGAAGGTTTGCCGCCG TCAGGGTCAGTCCAGGAACAGATGAGGTCCAAAGGACCCAGCACCAATGGCAGAAGCAGCCTCTTATAG
- the LOC120022709 gene encoding protein AF1q-like, translated as MLVKSNSEYDSFLYWRQPISAPDLSELEDLGVTKSKPTKKSKKATKKQNAALAKQRKQQEAELLEYTTFNYWREPIPSIDLLDFNLLL; from the coding sequence ATGCTGGTGAAATCAAACAGCGAGTATGACTCCTTCCTCTACTGGAGACAGCCCATCTCCGCCCCGGATCTGTCCGAGCTGGAAGACCTGGGTGTGACCAAAAGCAAGCCAACCAAGAAGAGCAAGAAGGCCACCAAGAAACAGAATGCCGCCCTAGCCAAGCAAAGGAAGCAGCAAGAGGCCGAATTGTTAGAGTACACCACCTTCAACTACTGGAGAGAGCCTATCCCCAGCATCGACCTCCTCGACTTCAACCTGCTTCTGTGA